The Mycolicibacterium cosmeticum sequence GGTGAAGCAGGCCAAGTCCAAGGGGGAGGACGCCAAGGTGTCCGTCCGCAACATCCGCCGCAAGGCGATGGACGAGCTGGCCCGCATCAAGAAGGACGGCGAGGCCGGCGAGGACGAGGTGGCCCGCGCGGAGAAGGATCTGGACAAGACGACCGGCACCTACGTCGCGCAGATCGACGAACTGGTCAAACACAAGGAAGGCGAGTTGCTGGAGGTCTAGGTGACCTCCCAGCATCCCCGAACCGTGGCACAGACCGAGCCACCGAAGAAGACATCGCGCGCCGGACGCGACCTGCCCGCCGCCATCGCGGTCGGCGCCGTGCTCGGCGCCATGGCCATCGGCACCCTGCTGTTCGCGCCGATCTGGTGGCTGCCCTTGCTGGCGGCCGCCATCGGCATCGCCACCCACGAGGTGATCCGGCGGCTGCGCGAACACGGCTACGACCTGCCCACCCTGGCGCTGCTGGCCGGTGGCCAGGCGATGATCTGGCTGACCTGGCCGTTCGGCGTCGCCGGCCTGCTGGGCGCCTATGGCGGGACGATCGTCGTGTGCATGGTCTGGCGCCTGGTCGGCCAGGGGCTGGACCGGCAACCGGTGAACTACCTGCGCGATATCGCGGCGACGGTGCTGCTGGCCACCTGGGTGCCGATGTTCGCCGCCTTCACCGCGCTGCTCATCTTCGCCGACCACGGCGGCGTCCGGGTGTTCACGGTGATCGCGACCGTGGTGTTCGCCGATATCGGCGGCTACGTGGCGGGCGTGCTGTTCGGTAAGCACCTGCTGGCTCCGGCGATCAGCCCCAAGAAGTCCTGGGAAGGTCTGGGCGGGTCACTGCTGTTCGGTGTCACGGCCGCAGTGCTGATCGTGGCGTTCCTGCTGGACAAGCCGGCCTGGGTGGGTGTTCCGCTCGGCGTGCTGCTGGTGATCACCGGCGTGCTGGGCGACCTGGTCGAATCTCAGGTCAAACGCGATCTGGGCATCAAGGACATGGGCACGCTGCTACCCGGCCACGGCGGCATCATGGACCGGATCGACGCGATGCTGCCGTCCGCGGTCGTCGGCTGGATCGTCCTGACGCTTCTTGCTTGATCCCGAGTCGCTTCGCTCCTGCCCGCCGAGCACGCTTGATCCCCCCTCGCTTCGCTCGACCCCCGAGGACCCTGATCCCCCCTCGCTTCGCTCGACCCCCGAGGAACTTGATCCCGACGCGTTCAGCCAGCAGGCCAGCGCCCCCAACGCCAACCCCACGGCGATCCCCAGATTCACCCGCTCGCCGAGCATCAGCCAGGACAGCGCACCCGCGACCGCGGGAATGACGCAGAACAGCATCGCCACCGACGACGCGCCGTACAAGCCGATCGCCCGCACGTACAGCGACACCCCCAGGGTCGCGTTCAGCAGCACCACCCCGGCCACGGCCAGCACGGCATGCGTCGCGTTGTGCACCTGGAACGGGGTGGTCAGGGTCAGGGCCAGGGCGGGCACGAAGGCCACCGCGTTCTGCACGGCGGTGGACGCCCGGAAGTCGACACCCACGCAGAACCGCTGCTGATACACCCCACCGGCGGCCAGTCCGAGCAACGCCACCAACAGCAGGCCCACCACCGGGTCCACCCCGCCGGTCGCGATGAGCCGGGTGGCGCACGCCGCGAGCACCGCAGCCACGCCGAGCACCAGGGCCACCACCCGCCGCGCGGTGAGCCGATCTTTCAGGACGGCCGCGGCCAGCAGCGCCGTGGCGACCGGGTTCATCGCGATCACCACCGCGCACAGCACCGCGGGCGCGCCGTGCTGGATCGCGACGTAGAGCGCGCAGAACTGGACGGCCTGCATCAGCAGACCGGCCACCGCGACGTGCACCAGCGTGCGCCCCGTCGGGAACCGCACCCGGGCCAGCACCGCCCACCCACCGAGGATCGCACCGGCCAGGCCGAACCGGAAGGCGAGCACCGCCATCGGCGACAGGGCGTGCACCGCCAAGTTGCCGATCGGGTAGCCCAGGGCGTAGAAGAACGTCACCGTGGTTGCGGTGCGTAACGGCATGGCCTGCGTCATGACCTCATGGTCGACGGCGTGGCGGGGCCCGGTCCAACGAATATCGGCTATCGCAACCGATCGCAAACGCTGATCAAATTGCCGGAATAAGTGCACGTCTACCCAAAACAGCCTGGTTTTTGATCGTTGCTGCTGATCGGAGTACGTTGGCCGGGTGGGTCAGGTGCTGGATATCGCCCCGCTGCGCAGCGTCGTGGCGGTGGCCGACTGTGGCGGGTTTCACCGCGCGGCCGCGGTGTTGCATATGACGCAGTCCGCCGTCAGCCAGCACGTCCGGCGGATCGAGGCCGTCGTCGGCGGGCCCGTCGTCGAACGGTCCGGTCGCGGTGTCGCGTTCACCGAACTGGGCCACCGGGTGCTGGGGCATGCCAGGACCATCCTGGCCGCCCACGACGCGGCGCTGACCGACCTGGGCGCCGCCGAAGAGCGGGTGTTGCTGATCGGGGCCACCGAGCACGGCGCCGACGTCATGTTGCCCGCCCTGACCGCGGCCCTGGGCCGGCGGCTGCCCGACTGGCGACTGCGGTTCCGGCTGGACCGCAACGTCATGCTGGCCGACGCCATCGAGCACGGCCACCTCGACCTGGCGGTGATGCTGGACGGCTCCGGGCTGGATCCCGCCCACGCCGCCGGAATGCTTGCGCTGAAATGGGTTTCGGGCCGGTCCTTCGCCACCCCGGCGGACGCCCCGCTCCCGGTGGTGATGTTCTCCGAACCGTGCACCCTGCGCGAACCCACCTTCGCCACCCTGGAGCGCATGGGCACCGACTACCGCATCGCCGCCGAGTCCGCCGACCTGTCCGGGTTGTTCGCCGCCGTGCGGTCCGGCCTCGGAGTGGCGCTGCTGCCGATGATCGGCCGGCTGCCCGACGGGCTGTGCCTGGCCGAGGGACTGCCGCCGGCCAGCCGGGCGTCGGTCTTCGTGCGCGGCCGGACCGGCATCGACGCCGCGATCCTGAACACCGTCGAGCACACCGTGCGTGACGTTCTCGCCGGACAAGCCTGATACTGGAACGGAACATGAAGCAAGAACTGGTTTTCGAAGCCCCCCGTCGCGGTATGCCGCCGCGGCATCTCGCCGACCTCGACGAGGCCGGCCGGGTGGCCGCCGTCACCGAGCTCGGGTTGCCGAAATTCCGGGCCAAGCAGCTGGCCAATCAGTACTACGGCCGGCTGATCGCCGACCCGCAGCAGATGACCGACCTGCCCGCCGCCGTGCGTGACCAGGTGTCCAGCGAGCTGTTCCCGACGCTGATCACCGCGGCCCGCGAGATCCAGTGCGACGCGGGGGAGACCCGCAAGACGCTGTGGCGCGCGCAGGACGGCACCACCTTCGAATCGGTGCTGATGCGCTACCCGCAGCGCAACACCGTCTGCATCTCGTCACAGGCCGGCTGCGGGATGGCCTGCCCGTTCTGCGCGACCGGCCAGGGTGGGCTCAAACGCAACCTGTCGACCGCCGAGATCCTGGAGCAGGTGCGGGCGGCGTCGTTCGCCATGCGGGAAGACCATGACGGCCGGTTGTCCAACATCGTCTTCATGGGCATGGGCGAGCCGCTGGCCAACTACAGCCGGGTGGTGGCGGCCGTCCGGCGCATCACCGCACCGCCGCCGGAAGGGTTCGGGATCAGCGCCCGCTCGGTGACGGTGTCCACCGTCGGCCTGGCACCGGCCATCCGCAAGCTGGCCGACGAGAAGCTCGGCGTGACCCTGGCGTTGTCGCTGCACACCCCCGACGACGATCTGCGCGACACCCTGGTCCCCGTGAACAACC is a genomic window containing:
- a CDS encoding phosphatidate cytidylyltransferase, whose translation is MTSQHPRTVAQTEPPKKTSRAGRDLPAAIAVGAVLGAMAIGTLLFAPIWWLPLLAAAIGIATHEVIRRLREHGYDLPTLALLAGGQAMIWLTWPFGVAGLLGAYGGTIVVCMVWRLVGQGLDRQPVNYLRDIAATVLLATWVPMFAAFTALLIFADHGGVRVFTVIATVVFADIGGYVAGVLFGKHLLAPAISPKKSWEGLGGSLLFGVTAAVLIVAFLLDKPAWVGVPLGVLLVITGVLGDLVESQVKRDLGIKDMGTLLPGHGGIMDRIDAMLPSAVVGWIVLTLLA
- a CDS encoding LysR family transcriptional regulator; this translates as MGQVLDIAPLRSVVAVADCGGFHRAAAVLHMTQSAVSQHVRRIEAVVGGPVVERSGRGVAFTELGHRVLGHARTILAAHDAALTDLGAAEERVLLIGATEHGADVMLPALTAALGRRLPDWRLRFRLDRNVMLADAIEHGHLDLAVMLDGSGLDPAHAAGMLALKWVSGRSFATPADAPLPVVMFSEPCTLREPTFATLERMGTDYRIAAESADLSGLFAAVRSGLGVALLPMIGRLPDGLCLAEGLPPASRASVFVRGRTGIDAAILNTVEHTVRDVLAGQA
- the rlmN gene encoding 23S rRNA (adenine(2503)-C(2))-methyltransferase RlmN, which codes for MKQELVFEAPRRGMPPRHLADLDEAGRVAAVTELGLPKFRAKQLANQYYGRLIADPQQMTDLPAAVRDQVSSELFPTLITAAREIQCDAGETRKTLWRAQDGTTFESVLMRYPQRNTVCISSQAGCGMACPFCATGQGGLKRNLSTAEILEQVRAASFAMREDHDGRLSNIVFMGMGEPLANYSRVVAAVRRITAPPPEGFGISARSVTVSTVGLAPAIRKLADEKLGVTLALSLHTPDDDLRDTLVPVNNRWKVDEVLDAARYYADATGRRVSVEYALIRDVNDQPWRADLLGKKLHAKLGPLVHVNLIPLNPTPGSQWDASPKPVEREFVKRVQAKGVSCTVRDTRGREIAAACGQLAAEG